The Oryzias melastigma strain HK-1 linkage group LG6, ASM292280v2, whole genome shotgun sequence genome includes a window with the following:
- the lctlb gene encoding lactase-like b isoform X2: MRPGGAVSVCHVLMLVLCLSAAEDFDWTKDEHGSFYYGTFPAGFSWGAGGSAYQTEGAWDKDGKGLSIWDVFSHKKGKILLNETGDSSCEGYYKVKDDVSLMKELMLNHYIFSISWPRIIPTGIKSDHINERGIQYYDQLINQLLENKITPIVTLYHWDLPQVLQEKYGGWQNISMVNHFNEFANLCFERFGNRVKHWITFSNPWSVAVEGYETGEHAPGLKLRGTGAYRAAHHIIKAHAKVWHTYDTQWRGKQRGLVGISLSGDWGEPVDISNQRDIEAAERYVQFCLGWFATPIFHGDYPQVMKDFVGRKSAQQGLGTSRLPSFSPQEKSYIKGTCDFLGIGHFTTRYITHKNNPSGRSSSSFFTDRDVAELVDPRWPDPGSEWLYSVPWGFRRMLNFVKTQYGNPAVYVTENGVSEKMLCTELCDEWRIQYFKDYINEMLKAIKDGVNVKGYTAWSLLDKFEWDEGYSERFGLYYVDFRNKNKPRYPKASVQFYKQVISSNGFPNQREVENWKRKAVETCSSSNQLLAAARRIPQEHAEKPKRNSGVLLPIFSDLYMVRNSFCSGKKE; the protein is encoded by the exons ATGCGGCCCGGCGGTGCGGTCAGCGTGTGCCATGTGCTTATGTTGGTGTTGTGTCTGTCTGCGGCTGAGGACTTCGACTGGACAAAGGACGAGCACGGCTCCTTCTATTATGGCACTTTTCCAgctg GATTTTCATGGGGGGCCGGAGGCTCGGCCTATCAAACAGAAGGAGCCTGGGACAAAGACGGAAAAGGACTGAGCATCTGGGATGTGTTCAGTCACAAGAAGGGAAAAATACTACTAAACGAGACGGGGGATTCCTCCTGTGAGGGATACTATAAAGTCAAG GATGATGTTTCTCTGATGAAGGAGCTGATGCTGAACCACTACATTTTCTCCATCTCCTGGCCCAGGATCATTCCCACCGGCATAAAGT CCGACCATATCAATGAAAGAGGAATCCAGTATTATGATCAACTGATCAACCAACTTTTGGAAAACAAGATCACTCCTATTGTCACGCTGTATCACTGGGACCTTCCTCAG GTTCTGCAAGAGAAATACGGAGGGTGGCAGAACATCAGCATGGTCaatcattttaatgagtttgcaAACCTGTGCTTTGAGAGGTTTGGCAACAGAGTGAAGCATTGGATCACCTTCAGCAATCCATGG TCTGTAGCAGTTGAGGGGTATGAGACGGGGGAACACGCTCCTGGGCTGAAGCTGAGAGGAACAGGGGCATACAGAGCTGCACATCACATTATTAAG GCACACGCTAAGGTTTGGCACACTTACGATACTCAgtggagaggaaaacaaagag GCCTGGTCGGCATCTCTCTGTCGGGGGACTGGGGGGAGCCGGTGGACATCAGTAACCAGAGAGACATAGAAGCAGCTGAGAGGTATGTCCAGTTCTGCCTGGGCTGGTTCGCCACCCCCATCTTTCATGGGGACTACCCTCAAGTGATGAAGGATTTTGTTG gaaGAAAGAGTGCCCAGCAGGGTCTGGGAACGTCCCGACTTCCTTCTTTTTCCCCCCAAGAGAAGAGCTACATTAAGGGGACTTGTGACTTCCTTGGGATAGGTCACTTCACCACTCGCTACATCACCCACAAGAACAACCCATCGGgtcggagcagcagcagcttcttcaCTGACCGGGACGTGGCCGAGCTGGTCGACCCGCGCTGGCCCGACCCCGGATCAGAGTGGCTCTACTCTGTCCCCTGGGGTTTTAGACGAATGCTGAATTTTGTCAAG ACTCAGTATGGAAACCCAGCGGTTTATGTGACCGAGAACGGAGTCTCTGAGAAGATGCTGtgcacggagctgtgtgacgAGTGGAGGATCCAGTACTTCAAAGACTACATCAATGAGATGCTGAAAG CAATCAAAGACGGCGTGAACGTGAAGGGCTACACGGCCTGGTCGCTGCTGGACAAGTTTGAGTGGGATGAAGGGTACTCGGAGAGGTTTGGCCTGTACTACGTGGACTTCAGAAACAAGAACAAGCCTCGCTACCCCAAAGCTTCAGTCCAGTTTTACAAACAAGTCATCAGCTCCAACGGATTTCCAAACCAAAGAGAG GTTGAAAACTGGAAGAGGAAGGCGGTGGAGACCTGTTCTTCAAGCAATCAGCTGCTGGCAGCAG CTAGAAGAATACCCCAGGAACATGCAGAAAAGCCCAAG aGGAACAGCGGAGTACTGCTGCCAATATTCTCAGACTTATACATGGTAAGAAATTCTTTTtgctcaggaaaaaaagaataa
- the lctlb gene encoding lactase-like b isoform X5, which translates to MRPGGAVSVCHVLMLVLCLSAAEDFDWTKDEHGSFYYGTFPAGFSWGAGGSAYQTEGAWDKDGKGLSIWDVFSHKKGKILLNETGDSSCEGYYKVKDDVSLMKELMLNHYIFSISWPRIIPTGIKSDHINERGIQYYDQLINQLLENKITPIVTLYHWDLPQVLQEKYGGWQNISMVNHFNEFANLCFERFGNRVKHWITFSNPWSVAVEGYETGEHAPGLKLRGTGAYRAAHHIIKAHAKVWHTYDTQWRGKQRGLVGISLSGDWGEPVDISNQRDIEAAERYVQFCLGWFATPIFHGDYPQVMKDFVGRKSAQQGLGTSRLPSFSPQEKSYIKGTCDFLGIGHFTTRYITHKNNPSGRSSSSFFTDRDVAELVDPRWPDPGSEWLYSVPWGFRRMLNFVKTQYGNPAVYVTENGVSEKMLCTELCDEWRIQYFKDYINEMLKAIKDGVNVKGYTAWSLLDKFEWDEGYSERFGLYYVDFRNKNKPRYPKASVQFYKQVISSNGFPNQREVENWKRKAVETCSSSNQLLAAARRIPQEHAEKPKVWPVHDEV; encoded by the exons ATGCGGCCCGGCGGTGCGGTCAGCGTGTGCCATGTGCTTATGTTGGTGTTGTGTCTGTCTGCGGCTGAGGACTTCGACTGGACAAAGGACGAGCACGGCTCCTTCTATTATGGCACTTTTCCAgctg GATTTTCATGGGGGGCCGGAGGCTCGGCCTATCAAACAGAAGGAGCCTGGGACAAAGACGGAAAAGGACTGAGCATCTGGGATGTGTTCAGTCACAAGAAGGGAAAAATACTACTAAACGAGACGGGGGATTCCTCCTGTGAGGGATACTATAAAGTCAAG GATGATGTTTCTCTGATGAAGGAGCTGATGCTGAACCACTACATTTTCTCCATCTCCTGGCCCAGGATCATTCCCACCGGCATAAAGT CCGACCATATCAATGAAAGAGGAATCCAGTATTATGATCAACTGATCAACCAACTTTTGGAAAACAAGATCACTCCTATTGTCACGCTGTATCACTGGGACCTTCCTCAG GTTCTGCAAGAGAAATACGGAGGGTGGCAGAACATCAGCATGGTCaatcattttaatgagtttgcaAACCTGTGCTTTGAGAGGTTTGGCAACAGAGTGAAGCATTGGATCACCTTCAGCAATCCATGG TCTGTAGCAGTTGAGGGGTATGAGACGGGGGAACACGCTCCTGGGCTGAAGCTGAGAGGAACAGGGGCATACAGAGCTGCACATCACATTATTAAG GCACACGCTAAGGTTTGGCACACTTACGATACTCAgtggagaggaaaacaaagag GCCTGGTCGGCATCTCTCTGTCGGGGGACTGGGGGGAGCCGGTGGACATCAGTAACCAGAGAGACATAGAAGCAGCTGAGAGGTATGTCCAGTTCTGCCTGGGCTGGTTCGCCACCCCCATCTTTCATGGGGACTACCCTCAAGTGATGAAGGATTTTGTTG gaaGAAAGAGTGCCCAGCAGGGTCTGGGAACGTCCCGACTTCCTTCTTTTTCCCCCCAAGAGAAGAGCTACATTAAGGGGACTTGTGACTTCCTTGGGATAGGTCACTTCACCACTCGCTACATCACCCACAAGAACAACCCATCGGgtcggagcagcagcagcttcttcaCTGACCGGGACGTGGCCGAGCTGGTCGACCCGCGCTGGCCCGACCCCGGATCAGAGTGGCTCTACTCTGTCCCCTGGGGTTTTAGACGAATGCTGAATTTTGTCAAG ACTCAGTATGGAAACCCAGCGGTTTATGTGACCGAGAACGGAGTCTCTGAGAAGATGCTGtgcacggagctgtgtgacgAGTGGAGGATCCAGTACTTCAAAGACTACATCAATGAGATGCTGAAAG CAATCAAAGACGGCGTGAACGTGAAGGGCTACACGGCCTGGTCGCTGCTGGACAAGTTTGAGTGGGATGAAGGGTACTCGGAGAGGTTTGGCCTGTACTACGTGGACTTCAGAAACAAGAACAAGCCTCGCTACCCCAAAGCTTCAGTCCAGTTTTACAAACAAGTCATCAGCTCCAACGGATTTCCAAACCAAAGAGAG GTTGAAAACTGGAAGAGGAAGGCGGTGGAGACCTGTTCTTCAAGCAATCAGCTGCTGGCAGCAG CTAGAAGAATACCCCAGGAACATGCAGAAAAGCCCAAGGTTTGGCCAGTGCATGATGAAGTTTAG
- the lctlb gene encoding lactase-like b isoform X4, protein MRPGGAVSVCHVLMLVLCLSAAEDFDWTKDEHGSFYYGTFPAGFSWGAGGSAYQTEGAWDKDGKGLSIWDVFSHKKGKILLNETGDSSCEGYYKVKDDVSLMKELMLNHYIFSISWPRIIPTGIKSDHINERGIQYYDQLINQLLENKITPIVTLYHWDLPQVLQEKYGGWQNISMVNHFNEFANLCFERFGNRVKHWITFSNPWSVAVEGYETGEHAPGLKLRGTGAYRAAHHIIKAHAKVWHTYDTQWRGKQRGLVGISLSGDWGEPVDISNQRDIEAAERYVQFCLGWFATPIFHGDYPQVMKDFVGRKSAQQGLGTSRLPSFSPQEKSYIKGTCDFLGIGHFTTRYITHKNNPSGRSSSSFFTDRDVAELVDPRWPDPGSEWLYSVPWGFRRMLNFVKTQYGNPAVYVTENGVSEKMLCTELCDEWRIQYFKDYINEMLKAIKDGVNVKGYTAWSLLDKFEWDEGYSERFGLYYVDFRNKNKPRYPKASVQFYKQVISSNGFPNQREVENWKRKAVETCSSSNQLLAAARRIPQEHAEKPKRNSGVLLPIFSDLYMTL, encoded by the exons ATGCGGCCCGGCGGTGCGGTCAGCGTGTGCCATGTGCTTATGTTGGTGTTGTGTCTGTCTGCGGCTGAGGACTTCGACTGGACAAAGGACGAGCACGGCTCCTTCTATTATGGCACTTTTCCAgctg GATTTTCATGGGGGGCCGGAGGCTCGGCCTATCAAACAGAAGGAGCCTGGGACAAAGACGGAAAAGGACTGAGCATCTGGGATGTGTTCAGTCACAAGAAGGGAAAAATACTACTAAACGAGACGGGGGATTCCTCCTGTGAGGGATACTATAAAGTCAAG GATGATGTTTCTCTGATGAAGGAGCTGATGCTGAACCACTACATTTTCTCCATCTCCTGGCCCAGGATCATTCCCACCGGCATAAAGT CCGACCATATCAATGAAAGAGGAATCCAGTATTATGATCAACTGATCAACCAACTTTTGGAAAACAAGATCACTCCTATTGTCACGCTGTATCACTGGGACCTTCCTCAG GTTCTGCAAGAGAAATACGGAGGGTGGCAGAACATCAGCATGGTCaatcattttaatgagtttgcaAACCTGTGCTTTGAGAGGTTTGGCAACAGAGTGAAGCATTGGATCACCTTCAGCAATCCATGG TCTGTAGCAGTTGAGGGGTATGAGACGGGGGAACACGCTCCTGGGCTGAAGCTGAGAGGAACAGGGGCATACAGAGCTGCACATCACATTATTAAG GCACACGCTAAGGTTTGGCACACTTACGATACTCAgtggagaggaaaacaaagag GCCTGGTCGGCATCTCTCTGTCGGGGGACTGGGGGGAGCCGGTGGACATCAGTAACCAGAGAGACATAGAAGCAGCTGAGAGGTATGTCCAGTTCTGCCTGGGCTGGTTCGCCACCCCCATCTTTCATGGGGACTACCCTCAAGTGATGAAGGATTTTGTTG gaaGAAAGAGTGCCCAGCAGGGTCTGGGAACGTCCCGACTTCCTTCTTTTTCCCCCCAAGAGAAGAGCTACATTAAGGGGACTTGTGACTTCCTTGGGATAGGTCACTTCACCACTCGCTACATCACCCACAAGAACAACCCATCGGgtcggagcagcagcagcttcttcaCTGACCGGGACGTGGCCGAGCTGGTCGACCCGCGCTGGCCCGACCCCGGATCAGAGTGGCTCTACTCTGTCCCCTGGGGTTTTAGACGAATGCTGAATTTTGTCAAG ACTCAGTATGGAAACCCAGCGGTTTATGTGACCGAGAACGGAGTCTCTGAGAAGATGCTGtgcacggagctgtgtgacgAGTGGAGGATCCAGTACTTCAAAGACTACATCAATGAGATGCTGAAAG CAATCAAAGACGGCGTGAACGTGAAGGGCTACACGGCCTGGTCGCTGCTGGACAAGTTTGAGTGGGATGAAGGGTACTCGGAGAGGTTTGGCCTGTACTACGTGGACTTCAGAAACAAGAACAAGCCTCGCTACCCCAAAGCTTCAGTCCAGTTTTACAAACAAGTCATCAGCTCCAACGGATTTCCAAACCAAAGAGAG GTTGAAAACTGGAAGAGGAAGGCGGTGGAGACCTGTTCTTCAAGCAATCAGCTGCTGGCAGCAG CTAGAAGAATACCCCAGGAACATGCAGAAAAGCCCAAG aGGAACAGCGGAGTACTGCTGCCAATATTCTCAGACTTATACATG ACCCTCTGA
- the lctlb gene encoding lactase-like b isoform X1 has protein sequence MRPGGAVSVCHVLMLVLCLSAAEDFDWTKDEHGSFYYGTFPAGFSWGAGGSAYQTEGAWDKDGKGLSIWDVFSHKKGKILLNETGDSSCEGYYKVKDDVSLMKELMLNHYIFSISWPRIIPTGIKSDHINERGIQYYDQLINQLLENKITPIVTLYHWDLPQVLQEKYGGWQNISMVNHFNEFANLCFERFGNRVKHWITFSNPWSVAVEGYETGEHAPGLKLRGTGAYRAAHHIIKAHAKVWHTYDTQWRGKQRGLVGISLSGDWGEPVDISNQRDIEAAERYVQFCLGWFATPIFHGDYPQVMKDFVGRKSAQQGLGTSRLPSFSPQEKSYIKGTCDFLGIGHFTTRYITHKNNPSGRSSSSFFTDRDVAELVDPRWPDPGSEWLYSVPWGFRRMLNFVKTQYGNPAVYVTENGVSEKMLCTELCDEWRIQYFKDYINEMLKAIKDGVNVKGYTAWSLLDKFEWDEGYSERFGLYYVDFRNKNKPRYPKASVQFYKQVISSNGFPNQREVENWKRKAVETCSSSNQLLAAEEQRSTAANILRLIHDPLTSHMEMVTEIVVPTVCTLSILLSAVFLMFLLRRRN, from the exons ATGCGGCCCGGCGGTGCGGTCAGCGTGTGCCATGTGCTTATGTTGGTGTTGTGTCTGTCTGCGGCTGAGGACTTCGACTGGACAAAGGACGAGCACGGCTCCTTCTATTATGGCACTTTTCCAgctg GATTTTCATGGGGGGCCGGAGGCTCGGCCTATCAAACAGAAGGAGCCTGGGACAAAGACGGAAAAGGACTGAGCATCTGGGATGTGTTCAGTCACAAGAAGGGAAAAATACTACTAAACGAGACGGGGGATTCCTCCTGTGAGGGATACTATAAAGTCAAG GATGATGTTTCTCTGATGAAGGAGCTGATGCTGAACCACTACATTTTCTCCATCTCCTGGCCCAGGATCATTCCCACCGGCATAAAGT CCGACCATATCAATGAAAGAGGAATCCAGTATTATGATCAACTGATCAACCAACTTTTGGAAAACAAGATCACTCCTATTGTCACGCTGTATCACTGGGACCTTCCTCAG GTTCTGCAAGAGAAATACGGAGGGTGGCAGAACATCAGCATGGTCaatcattttaatgagtttgcaAACCTGTGCTTTGAGAGGTTTGGCAACAGAGTGAAGCATTGGATCACCTTCAGCAATCCATGG TCTGTAGCAGTTGAGGGGTATGAGACGGGGGAACACGCTCCTGGGCTGAAGCTGAGAGGAACAGGGGCATACAGAGCTGCACATCACATTATTAAG GCACACGCTAAGGTTTGGCACACTTACGATACTCAgtggagaggaaaacaaagag GCCTGGTCGGCATCTCTCTGTCGGGGGACTGGGGGGAGCCGGTGGACATCAGTAACCAGAGAGACATAGAAGCAGCTGAGAGGTATGTCCAGTTCTGCCTGGGCTGGTTCGCCACCCCCATCTTTCATGGGGACTACCCTCAAGTGATGAAGGATTTTGTTG gaaGAAAGAGTGCCCAGCAGGGTCTGGGAACGTCCCGACTTCCTTCTTTTTCCCCCCAAGAGAAGAGCTACATTAAGGGGACTTGTGACTTCCTTGGGATAGGTCACTTCACCACTCGCTACATCACCCACAAGAACAACCCATCGGgtcggagcagcagcagcttcttcaCTGACCGGGACGTGGCCGAGCTGGTCGACCCGCGCTGGCCCGACCCCGGATCAGAGTGGCTCTACTCTGTCCCCTGGGGTTTTAGACGAATGCTGAATTTTGTCAAG ACTCAGTATGGAAACCCAGCGGTTTATGTGACCGAGAACGGAGTCTCTGAGAAGATGCTGtgcacggagctgtgtgacgAGTGGAGGATCCAGTACTTCAAAGACTACATCAATGAGATGCTGAAAG CAATCAAAGACGGCGTGAACGTGAAGGGCTACACGGCCTGGTCGCTGCTGGACAAGTTTGAGTGGGATGAAGGGTACTCGGAGAGGTTTGGCCTGTACTACGTGGACTTCAGAAACAAGAACAAGCCTCGCTACCCCAAAGCTTCAGTCCAGTTTTACAAACAAGTCATCAGCTCCAACGGATTTCCAAACCAAAGAGAG GTTGAAAACTGGAAGAGGAAGGCGGTGGAGACCTGTTCTTCAAGCAATCAGCTGCTGGCAGCAG aGGAACAGCGGAGTACTGCTGCCAATATTCTCAGACTTATACATG ACCCTCTGACCAGCCACATGGAGATGGTGACGGAGATCGTTGTTCCCACCGTCTGCACGCTCTCCATTCTGCTCAGTGCCGTCTTCCTAATGTTCCTGCTGCGCCGGCGGAATTAG
- the zwilch gene encoding protein zwilch homolog: MGSKVILRAKEFCSILRSLQDENSNDSHTFEEDISIVKMNGGKNAVVSMYCGKQTIFVCEKAIPKVCQPEHQEMTETSNCDDDDGAENDGADDADADALQIELMPQPLTIMKARELLSWYTLSLNPGMSIVDKHPALHPLWVRCDMSDPAGTTWLGAEPVYVDTKITAIKLYSITCKGSTVDKQSFVTLEELKQEHKKRHNSTSIGIKGSARFSLFGSTVVENTTIESQSSVTVDLKWSHVESVLEVPPLSSTATLNIKVATGDMRSPMFDMYRELEFLQTLADGLRTGETEWMEPLESVSAVNLTKTYLEELQNTAKAPQEQAAKTPGTTRMKSDTDTPIFNSFLERGDLDFVEQLWVRMRKSVTSYQDIGDCLKLIINALRYGDIKPWIHRDSNSSLSKLILQSYHQQVDHVSLTGITPVSMLLEMGLDKIRKDYINYLIGEELTTLNHLWYYLNTEVDLQEQVIRLRKLHHLLDIIVTCSTFLCLPYDRLFHLTQSCLQYYKTAAYDEEHEFKLQIKPAIISHFYQKEHPMMWGVEVSSGHSALEVRTSLQLSDRPLVDHVIFDTDYPVETAGRDCEEPAFFSTMLCCSLVRFA, from the exons ATGGGTTCGAAGGTGATACTTCGCGCTAAGGAGTTTTGCTCAATCCTTCG GTCGCTTCAAGATGAAAATAGCAACGATTCACACACATTTGAG GAGGACATCAGTATAGTAAAAATgaatgggggaaaaaatgctGTAGTGAGCATGTATTGTGGCAAACAGACGATCtttgtttgtgaaaaagcg ATCCCAAAAGTATGTCAACCAGAGCATCAGGAAATGACAGAAACATCAAACTGCGATGACGATGATGGAGCTGAGAATGATGGCGCTGATGATGCTGATGCAGATGCTCTGCAGATAGAATTGATGCCACAGCCACTCACAATCATGAAAGCAAG GGAGCTGCTGTCTTGGTACACATTATCTCTAAATCCTGGCATGTCGATAGTTGACAAGCATCCCGCCTTACATCCTCTCTGGGTGCGCTGTGACATGTCTGACCCCGCTGGAACAACTTGGCTCGGGGCTGAACCCGTTTACGTTGACACTAAAATAACTGCCATCAAACTCTACTCCATCACCTGCAAAG GGTCAACTGTGGACAAACAGTCTTTTGTAACCTTAGAAGAATTGAAACAAGAGCATAAAAAAAGGCACAACTCGACTTCT ATCGGAATTAAAGGCAGTGCTAGGTTCAGCCTGTTCGGCTCTACTGTTGTCGAGAACACGACTATTGAGTCACAAAGCAGCGTCACGGTGGACCTCAAGTGGAGTCATGTGGAGAGTGTCCTTGAGGTCCCACCTCTGTCCTCCACGGCAACACTG AATATTAAAGTTGCTACTGGAGACATGAGAAGCCCCATGTTTGACATGTACAGAGAACTAGAGTTCCTCCAG actttagctGATGGTTTGAGAACGGGTGAGACTGAATGGATGGAACCTTTGGAAAGCGTGTCAGCTGTTAATCTGACCAAGACTTACCTTGAGG agctCCAAAATACAGCAAAGGCACCTCAAGAACAAGCAGCAAAGACACCTGGG accaCAAGGATGAAGTCGGACACAGACACTCCaattttcaactcttttttggAAAGAGGAGACTTGGACTTTGTGGAGCAGCTTTGGGTTCGCATGAGAAAAA GCGTGACCTCATACCAGGACATCGGAGACTGCCTGAAGTTGATCATTAATGCCCTAAGATACGGTGACATCAAACCCTGG ATTCACAGAGACAGCAACAGCTCTCTCAGCAAGCTCATTCTGCAGTCTTACCACCAGCAGGTTGATCATGTTTCTCTGACAGGCATCACTCCTGTCAGTATGCTGCTAGAGATGGGTTTGGACAAGATAAGAAAAGACTACATCAACTACCTGATTG GTGAAGAGCTGACCACTCTCAATCACTTG TGGTATTATTTGAACACGGAAGTGGATTTGCAAGAGCAAGTGATCCGACTCAGAAAACTGCACCACCTGCTGGACATCATCGTGACCTGCAGCACCTTCCTGTGTCTGCCCTACGACCGGCTCTTCCATCTCACTCA atCATGTTTACAGTATTACAAAACAGCCGCATATGATGAAGAGCACGAGTTTAAGCTCCAGATCAAACCTGCAATAATCAGCCATTTCTATCAGAA agAGCATCCCATGATGTGGGGGGTGGAGGTGTCCAGTGGACACAGCGCCTTGGAGGTACGAACATCCTTACAGCTCAGCGACAGACCTCTGGTTGATCATGTCATCTTTGACACAG attATCCAGTGGAGACAGCAGGTAGAGACTGTGAGGAACCTGCTTTCTTTTCAACCATGTTGTGCTGCAGCCTCGTCAGATTtgcataa
- the lctlb gene encoding lactase-like b isoform X3 has protein sequence MRPGGAVSVCHVLMLVLCLSAAEDFDWTKDEHGSFYYGTFPAGFSWGAGGSAYQTEGAWDKDGKGLSIWDVFSHKKGKILLNETGDSSCEGYYKVKDDVSLMKELMLNHYIFSISWPRIIPTGIKSDHINERGIQYYDQLINQLLENKITPIVTLYHWDLPQVLQEKYGGWQNISMVNHFNEFANLCFERFGNRVKHWITFSNPWSVAVEGYETGEHAPGLKLRGTGAYRAAHHIIKAHAKVWHTYDTQWRGKQRGLVGISLSGDWGEPVDISNQRDIEAAERYVQFCLGWFATPIFHGDYPQVMKDFVGRKSAQQGLGTSRLPSFSPQEKSYIKGTCDFLGIGHFTTRYITHKNNPSGRSSSSFFTDRDVAELVDPRWPDPGSEWLYSVPWGFRRMLNFVKTQYGNPAVYVTENGVSEKMLCTELCDEWRIQYFKDYINEMLKAIKDGVNVKGYTAWSLLDKFEWDEGYSERFGLYYVDFRNKNKPRYPKASVQFYKQVISSNGFPNQREVENWKRKAVETCSSSNQLLAADPLTSHMEMVTEIVVPTVCTLSILLSAVFLMFLLRRRN, from the exons ATGCGGCCCGGCGGTGCGGTCAGCGTGTGCCATGTGCTTATGTTGGTGTTGTGTCTGTCTGCGGCTGAGGACTTCGACTGGACAAAGGACGAGCACGGCTCCTTCTATTATGGCACTTTTCCAgctg GATTTTCATGGGGGGCCGGAGGCTCGGCCTATCAAACAGAAGGAGCCTGGGACAAAGACGGAAAAGGACTGAGCATCTGGGATGTGTTCAGTCACAAGAAGGGAAAAATACTACTAAACGAGACGGGGGATTCCTCCTGTGAGGGATACTATAAAGTCAAG GATGATGTTTCTCTGATGAAGGAGCTGATGCTGAACCACTACATTTTCTCCATCTCCTGGCCCAGGATCATTCCCACCGGCATAAAGT CCGACCATATCAATGAAAGAGGAATCCAGTATTATGATCAACTGATCAACCAACTTTTGGAAAACAAGATCACTCCTATTGTCACGCTGTATCACTGGGACCTTCCTCAG GTTCTGCAAGAGAAATACGGAGGGTGGCAGAACATCAGCATGGTCaatcattttaatgagtttgcaAACCTGTGCTTTGAGAGGTTTGGCAACAGAGTGAAGCATTGGATCACCTTCAGCAATCCATGG TCTGTAGCAGTTGAGGGGTATGAGACGGGGGAACACGCTCCTGGGCTGAAGCTGAGAGGAACAGGGGCATACAGAGCTGCACATCACATTATTAAG GCACACGCTAAGGTTTGGCACACTTACGATACTCAgtggagaggaaaacaaagag GCCTGGTCGGCATCTCTCTGTCGGGGGACTGGGGGGAGCCGGTGGACATCAGTAACCAGAGAGACATAGAAGCAGCTGAGAGGTATGTCCAGTTCTGCCTGGGCTGGTTCGCCACCCCCATCTTTCATGGGGACTACCCTCAAGTGATGAAGGATTTTGTTG gaaGAAAGAGTGCCCAGCAGGGTCTGGGAACGTCCCGACTTCCTTCTTTTTCCCCCCAAGAGAAGAGCTACATTAAGGGGACTTGTGACTTCCTTGGGATAGGTCACTTCACCACTCGCTACATCACCCACAAGAACAACCCATCGGgtcggagcagcagcagcttcttcaCTGACCGGGACGTGGCCGAGCTGGTCGACCCGCGCTGGCCCGACCCCGGATCAGAGTGGCTCTACTCTGTCCCCTGGGGTTTTAGACGAATGCTGAATTTTGTCAAG ACTCAGTATGGAAACCCAGCGGTTTATGTGACCGAGAACGGAGTCTCTGAGAAGATGCTGtgcacggagctgtgtgacgAGTGGAGGATCCAGTACTTCAAAGACTACATCAATGAGATGCTGAAAG CAATCAAAGACGGCGTGAACGTGAAGGGCTACACGGCCTGGTCGCTGCTGGACAAGTTTGAGTGGGATGAAGGGTACTCGGAGAGGTTTGGCCTGTACTACGTGGACTTCAGAAACAAGAACAAGCCTCGCTACCCCAAAGCTTCAGTCCAGTTTTACAAACAAGTCATCAGCTCCAACGGATTTCCAAACCAAAGAGAG GTTGAAAACTGGAAGAGGAAGGCGGTGGAGACCTGTTCTTCAAGCAATCAGCTGCTGGCAGCAG ACCCTCTGACCAGCCACATGGAGATGGTGACGGAGATCGTTGTTCCCACCGTCTGCACGCTCTCCATTCTGCTCAGTGCCGTCTTCCTAATGTTCCTGCTGCGCCGGCGGAATTAG